The DNA region GAACGAGAACTGGCTGGTCACAGACATCGCCTCTGGGTCGCGGTACGTCATGAAAGTCCCCGGACAGGGCACAGAGGAGTACATCGACCGCGTCACGGCGAACCGCGCCGCAAAGGCCGCCGGCGCGCTCGGGCTCTCCGCCCCCGTGCATCACTTCGACGAGACGACCGGGGTCGAAGTGGCAGCCTTCCTCGAAGGGCACACCGCCTGCACCACGGCGCACTTGCGGGACCCCGAGCTTGGGGCGGAAATCATGTCGCTCTATCAGCGATTGCACCGCCTGCCGCTGCTCGGCAAACCGTCCACCCTCTTCGACCTCGCCGACGCGCAACTGCGCCAGTTGCGTGCCGCAGGGGGCTGGGTTCCCGAGCCCGCCCGTTGGTTGGCCGCAGAGTTCGACGACCTCAAGGCGCGCTTCGAAGCGTCCGGGTTCGACCTGGTGCCGAGCCACAACGATCCGATGCCCGGTAACTTCCTCATCGGCCCGGACGGGCTGAAAATCATCGACTTCGAGTACGCCTCGGACAACGACCGCAGCGCCGACCTCGCCCTCTTGTGCGCCGAAGCGTTCATCGACCACCCGTCGCAGGCATTGCTGGACGGCTATTTCGGCTCCCCCACCGCGTCGGAGGTCGCGAGGGTGCAGGCCTCGCAGTTCGTGGCGGATTTCTTCTGGGGCGCGTGGGGGCTGCTGAACGCCAAGGTGAAAGGCAGCGGCTTCGACTACCACAAATACGGCGTGTGGAAGCTCGCCCGCGCCGCCATGCTGGTACGGCTCTACGACTGGGACGCCGTGAAAGCGGCGGTCTGAGGCTGCCCGCGGCCGCGCGCCCTGCGCAGCATCCCCGCGGGGCTACGCCCACGCGAGGGGATCTGCGCCATAGCGGCCCGGCGGCCAGCGGTACTGCAGCCGCTTGGCCGCCGTGAACACCGGGGGTTGCGCGTACCGCAGCTTGCCGTGCGCGGAATCAAACTCCCCCGTCGCCACAGGGAGCTCCCGTGCCGCGTGCTCGACAGGCGGCAAATCCAGCAAGAGCTGGGCAGTGCGGGCCAAACTCAAATGCGCCCAACCCGGCCCCGCCTCGCGCCGCCGCGCCAAGAGCGCCAGCACGGCAGCCGCCGCGCCGTAGCCGGTGGCATGGTCGAGCGCCTGGCACGGGAGCGCCCCAGGGCGCCACTCGCCGCCCGCGCCCGTGCGGCCGTATCGCTCGCCGATGCCCGTCGCGCACTGCACCAGGGAGTCGAATCCTCGGCGGTCCCCCCACGGCCCCTCGTCGCCCCACGCGTCGAGCGTCACCACCACCAAATCGGGAAAGCGCTCGCGCAAGCTCTGCGCGTCCAACCCGAACCGGCGCAATGCGCCAGGGCGGTAGCCGCACACAACAGCGTCGGCAGATGCGGCCAGGGCGAGAACTGTCTCCAGCTGCCGAGGGTCCGCGCAGTCCGCCACAGCGCTGCGTTTGCCGAAACCCGCGTCAATGTACTGGTCGGCCAGCTCCGGGTTGTCCGGCGGATCGACGCGCAGCACCTCTGCGCCCAGCAATGCGAGCAAGCGGGTGGCGATCGGCCCGGCAATGACTCGCGTGAAGTCGAGAATGCGCACCCCGTCCAGGGAGCCAGGCTCCGGCAGGGCTCTCGTTCTGCCTTCTGCCAGGGCGAAACGGATCCACGGCTGCTCGCGCACAGCCCGGCCCATCGGGCTGTCCCGCCACTCTTGCGCTGTCCGCAACGCGACTGCCAGGCCCCCCGCGCTGGTCACCCGGTCGGCCACTTCGTCAGCGGCAAGCCCTGCGAGCCGGCGGACAGCCTCGTCTTTCGTCGTCACCTGCAATGCTGTGCGCAATGCTCGCGCATGGTGCGGGTAGTTCGCGTGCAATCGCACCCAGCCGTCGCTGGTCGCGAAGTACCCGGAGAGGGGCGCGAACTGTTCCGGGGCCCTGCCGTCCACCCGCAGATGGGCCAAGGAGTTGAAGGCCGAGCGCACCGAGGCCGAATCCGAAAAGAACCGCGCGGGCGGGCCGAAGAGGAGCTGCGCGGCGGACAAGGCGGCTTGCACACTGCCCAGCGCAAGTCCCTCCACGTCGAGCGGGCCCGCCCACCAGGTCCGAGGCCCTGCGATTTCCGCGGCTCGCGTCTCGGCGGTGGCCGCCACAGCGGGGGCAAGTTCCTCGTGCAGCGCTGGCACAGCCGTCATCCCGCCAATTCTAACGGCGGGGCGCGTCACATGTCCCGCAGCCAGATCCGGTCGTCGTGGGCTCGGCCGCCCAGCACGAAGGCGCAGCGGCCGACTTCGACGAATCCGTGCCGGCGGTACAAGCGTTTGGCTCTTTCGTTGTGGTCGAAGACCGTGAGGTACATCTGCGGGGCGCGCAGCTCGGTCGCGGCGGCGAGCGCCCACTGCATGAGACGGTCCGCGACGCCACGTCCATGCCAGTCTGCGAGGACGTAGATCTGCTGCAGCTCGACGGAACCGGGCAAAGGACGCGGCGCTGGCGCCCGCAACGGCGTCAGCTTCGCGTAGCCCACCGGCTCTCCCCGGTGCAAGCCTGCCAGCCAGCGGACCGCCGGGTCGTTGAGGTCGTGCGCCATCGTCCCGTCCTCGCCGTAGGAGCAGTCGAGGAATTCGGCGAACGAAGAGGGCTCATGCAAGCGCGCGAATGTTTCGGAGAACGACCGGCGCGCCATCGCTCTCAGCGCCGCGTGATCGTGTTCGCCGGGAGAGGCGTAGGTGATCGGATCTTCGAGGTGCGAGGGCACGAGCATTCCTTCTGGCGGGAAGACGCCCTTGGCACAAGGAGAAATCTGAGCGTGGGGGAAAGCAATCCATTGCAGCGTCTCTCAGATCTTCCCAGTCTAGAACAATGCTTTCGTTCCTGGCTCCGCTGGTCCAGGACGCGGCCCGAGCTCCGGCATCTCGCGGACGGCGAACCGCTCGCGCAGCGCTGCGCGAGCCGCGTACAGACCCGCCATACCGTGCACCCCAGGGCCGGGCGGGGTCGCGGAGGAGCACAAATACACGCCCTGCTGCCCGGTCCGATAGGGATTCCACGCCGGACGCGGCCGGGCGAACAGCCGGTAGAGGCTGATAGCCCCGACGGCGATATCGCCGTCGATGTAGTTCTCGTTATGTTCGGCGAGGCGGGCAGCGGGCACGCATTGCGACGCGGCGATTGTGTCGCGGAATCCCGGAGCCGCCCGCTCGATCTGCGCTATCACGGTCTGCGTCATATCCAGGTCTGAACCCGAGGGCACATGCGCGTAGGTCCACAGCGGGCGCTGCCCGGACGATCCGACGCGGCTCGGGTCGAATGAGGCGGGCTGGCTGACCAGCACCACGGGCTGGGGCGCGTGGCGCCCGGCGGCGACGTCGCGTTCGGCGGACGCGACCTGCGCCGCGCTGCCGCCCATATGCACCGTGCCCGCGCGGCGCAGGCGCTCGTCTGCCCAAGGGACGGGTTCGTTCAGCACGAAATCGACTTTGGTCGCGGCGTTGCCGTAGGGATAGCGCAGCAGTCCGGCGCGCACGCTGCCGGGCAGGCGGTCGCCGAGCAGACGCGCGAGAGCCCGCGGCGAACAGTCGAACAGGTACGCCCGCGCCCTCGGGAGGGATTCGAATGCAGCGATCCGGCAGCCGGTTCGCACGCTTGCGCCGTGGGCGAGCAAGTCGGCGACGAGCGCGTCGACGAGGGATTGGCTGCCGCCGCGCGGGATGGGCCAGCCGACCGCGTGGGCGAGGGCGCTGAGCGTGAGCCCGACCGCGGCGGCGGAGCAGGAGCGCAACGGGCCGATCTGATGCGCGGCCACGCCGGCGAGAAGCGCGGCGCCGTCGTCGCCGAGCAAGCTCGCCGCCCCGTCGAACCGCAGCCGCGTCAGACGTGCGGCGAATTGCGCCCCGAAGCGCAGGCCCGCCTTCGAGACGAGGCCCGGGGGAATCGAGCGCTGATCGCCCAGCGCGAGGGCTGTCACCGCCTCCTGCGACGCGACAAGGGGGCGCAGGAGCGTCTTCCAGCCAGGGGAAGACAGCTCCGAGCTGGTGCGGTCGAGGTCGCGGTAGGCGACTGCGGCTGCGCGCCCGGGGAAAGCCTGCGCGTAGGCGATTTCGGGCTGGATCAATTCGACGCCCCGCGCAGGCAGGTCGAATGCCTGGAAGAACGGCGAGGCGAGCGCCATGGGGTGCACCGCCGAGCAGATGTCGTGCCGCACCCCGCGGCCAAGGCCGAGATCAAGGGTGCGCGCGCCGCCGCCGAGCGTGTCCTGCGCCTCGTAGACGCGCACGGCGAGCCCCGCGCGGGCCAGCACCACTGCGGCGGCGAGGCCGTTGGGGCCGGAGCCGACCACCACCGCGTCGGTCTCGTCAGCCGAAGACACCTGGGGTCCCACCCGCGTCGCCGCCGATACGCATAAGCGGGTGCCCGCCCGCGCCGCGCAGGGCCGTGCCGAACGCTTCGCCCACCCTTGCGGCCACCGGGCAGAGCGGCGCGGCTCCTCCGTCGGGGCATTGCAGGAGGCCGCTCCTCCCCATTGCTGGCATAGTGCCAGAGTACTCGCGGCCGGCGCCTTGTGGGAGCGGCTCGCGCACGCCACAGTGCCCACATGCACGCGCAGTGCCAAAATTCACACAAAGAGCACTGCGCGAGGCGCCTTTGCCAGGTCTACTGTTAGGAATGAGAAACTATTCCTCAGGAGCTTCGCTCCGAGGGCCGCTAAGAACGACAGAGAAGATGCCGAGGGAAGAAGGAAGACTATGACTCAGTCGCACACTCAAGGTCCGCAAGCGTCTGCGGCGCACAGCCGTCTCGCCCGTCGCGCGGCGGAGCTTCTCGCGACGGACCCGCAGGCCGCCGCGACCCTCCCCGACCCGGAGGTCGTGCGGCAGGCGACGCGTCCAGGGCTGCGGCTCGCGGAGCGGGTCGACGCGATCCTCAGCGGCTACGCCGACCGCCCGGCTCTCGGGCAGCGCTCTTTTCAGACCGTCAAAGATCCCATCACCGGACGCTCCTCGGTCGAGTTGCTCCCCACGTTCGACACCATCACCTACCGCGAGCTGCGAGAGCGCGCCACAGCGATCGCAAGCGACCTGGCGCATCACCCGCAGGCCCCGGCCAAGCCCGGAGATTTCCTCGCGAGCATCGGCTTCATCAGCGTCGATTACGTCGCCATCGACATCGCCGGGGTCTTCGCCGGGCTCACCGCCGTCCCGCTCCAGACCGGCGCGACACTCGCGACGTTGACGGCGATCACCGCAGAGACCGCGCCAACCCTGTTCGCGGCGAGCATCGAGCACCTGCCGACCGCCGTGGACGCCGTTCTCGCCACGCCCTCAGTGCGCCGGTTGCTCGTCTTCGACTACCGCGCCGGGTCGGACGAGGACCGCGAGGCGGTCGAGGCGGCCAAGCGGAAAATCGCCGACGCGGGCAGCTCGGTGCTCGTGGACGTTTTGGACGAGGTGATCGCACGCGGGAAATCGGCGCCGAAGGCGCCGCTGCCCCCCGCCACCGACGCGGGCGACGACTCGCTGTCCTTGCTCATCTACACCTCCGGCTCCACCGGGACGCCCAAGGGGGCGATGTACCCGGAGCGCAACGTCGCGCACTTCTGGGGCGGCGTCTGGGCCGCCGCGTTCGACGAGGACGCCGCCCCGCCCGTCCCAGCGATCAACATCACGTTCCTGCCGCTCAGCCACGTCGCCAGCAGACTTTCGCTCATGCCGACCCTCGCCCGGGGCGGCCTCATGCACTTCGTCGCGAAGAGCGACCTGTCCACCCTCTTCGAGGACTTGAAACTCGCTCGTCCGACGAACCTGTTCCTGGTGCCCAGAGTGGTCGAGATGCTGTACCAGCACTACCAGAGCGAATTAGACCGCAGGGGAGTGCAGGACGGCACCCGCGAAGCCGAAGCGGTGAAGGACGACCTGCGCACGGGGCTCCTCGGCGGCCGGATCCTCACTGCGGGCTTCGGCTCGGCGCCGCTGTCCGCCGAGCTGGCTGGCTTCATCGAATCCCTGCTGCAGATCCACCTGGTGGACGGCTACGGGTCCACCGAGGCGGGGCCGGTGTGGCGCGACGGCTACCTCGTCAAACCGCCGGTGACCGACTACAAGCTCATCGACGTGCCCGAGCTCGGGTACTTCTCCACCGACTCCCCGCATCCCCGGGGCGAGCTGGCCATCAAGACGCAGACCATCCTCCCCGGCTATTACAAGCGCCCCGAGACGACCGCGGAAGTCTTCGACGAGGACGGCTTCTACCTCACCGGGGACGTGGTCGCGCAGATCGGGCCGGAACAGTTCGCGTACGTCGACCGGCGCAAGAACGTCCTCAAGCTCTCCCAGGGCGAGTTCGTGACCCTCGCGAAGCTCGAGGCCGCGTACAGCTCCAGCCCGCTGGTGCGACAGCTCTTCGTCTACGGCTCCAGCGAACGCTCGTACTTGCTCGCCGTGATCGTGCCCACCCCGGACGCCCTGAAGAAGTTCGGCGTCGGCGAGGCGGCGAAAGCCGCGCTCGGGGAGTCTCTGCAGAAGATCGCTCGCGACGAGGGCCTGCAATCCTACGAGGTGCCGCGCGACTTCATCATCGAAACGGATCCGTTCACGGTCGAGAACGGCCTGCTCTCCGACGCCCGCAAGTCGTTGCGCCCGAAGCTCAAGGAGCATTACGGCGAACGGCTCGAAGCGATGTACAAAGAGCTCGCGGACGGTCAGGCGAACGAGCTGCGCGACATCCGCAGAGGCGTGCAACAACGCCCGACGCTCGAAACCGTGCGGCGCGCCGCGGCCGCGATGCTGGGCGCGAGCGCCGCGGAAATCAAGCCGGACGCCCATTTCACCGACCTCGGCGGCGACTCGCTCTCCGCGCTGACGTTCTCGAACTTCCTGCACGACCTCTTCGAAGTCGATGTGCCCGTCGGGGTGATCGTGAGCGCCGCGAACACATTGGGCTCCGTGGCCGAGCACATCGACGCGCAGCTCGCGGGGGGCCGTGCCCGGCCGACGTTCGCGACCGTGCACGGCAAAGGCTCCACCACGATCAAGGCCAGCGATCTGACCTTGGACAAGTTCATCGACGAGCAGACCCTCGAGGCCGCGAAGCACTTGCCCAAGCCCGCCGACCCGCCGCGCACCGTGCTGCTCACCGGCGCGAACGGCTGGCTCGGCCGGTTCCTCGCCCTTGAATGGCTCGAAAGGCTCGCCCCCGCCGGCGGCAAGCTCATCACGATCGTGCGCGGCAAGGACGCGGCACAGGCAAAGGCTCGGCTCGACGCCGCGTACGAGAGCGGCGACCCGAAGCTCGCCGGTCATTACCAGGATTTGGCCGCGACGACGCTCGAAGTGCTCGCGGGCGATTTCAGCGAGCCGCGTCTCGGGCTGGACGAGGCGACCTGGAACCGGCTGGCCGACGAGGTGGACTTCATCTCGCACCCCGGCGCTCTGGTCAACCATGTCCTGCCGTACAACCAGCTGTTCGGGCCGAACGTGGCCGGTGTGGCCGAGATCATCAAGCTCGCGATCACCACACGGATCAAGCCCGTCACGTACCTGTCCACAGTCGCCGTCGCGGCGGGCGTCGAGCCGTCGGCCTTAGACGAGGACGGCGACATCCGGACGGTGAGCGCTGAGCGCTCGGTCGACGAGGGCTACGCCAACGGGTACGGGAACAGCAAATGGGGCGGCGAGGTGCTGCTGCGCGAAGCGCACGATCGCACGGGACTGCCGGTTCGGGTGTTCCGCTCGGACATGATCCTCGCGCATCAGAAATACACCGGACAAGTGAACGCGACCGACCAGTTCACCCGGCTCGTCCAGAGCCTTTTGGCAACCGGGCTCGCACCGAAGTCCTTCTACGAGCTCGACGCCCAGGGCAACCGGCAGCGGGCCCACTACGACGGGATACCCGTGGACTTCACCGCCGAGTCGATCACCACGCTCGGCGGCGACGGTTTGGAAGGCTACCGCAGCTACAACGTGTTCAACCCGCATCGCGACGGCGTCGGTTTGGACGAGTTCGTCGACTGGCTCATCGAAGCCGGACACCCGATCACACGGATCGACGACTACGACCAGTGGCTCTCGCGCTTCGAGACCTCGTTGCGCGGCCTGCCCGAATCCAAGCGCCAAGCCTCCGTGCTCCCGTTGCTGCACGCCTTCGCCCGGCCAGGGCCCGCCGTGGACGGCTCGCCTTTCCGGAACACGGTGTTCCGCACCGACGTGCAGAAGGCGAAGATCGGCGCGGAACACGACATCCCCCACCTGGGCAAAGCGCTCGTGCTCAAGTACGCCGACGACATCAAGCAGCTCGGTCTGCTCTGATCTCGCTGCGCGCGAGCGTGAACCACAGCAGCGCGACGGCGCGGCCGCGGGCGGCCGCGAGCCCCAGGCAAAGAGAGACGTTCGGCGAGATCTGGACCGCCTCGTCCACCGCTGCGCGCATCGGCAAGGTGGTCTCAGGACTGCGGTAATCGATGGTGAAAACCTCTTTGCCGGGGAAAACAAGGCTCTCGGTGCGCTCGTTCGCGAACCGCACGCCCCAAAGCCTGTCCGCGGCGAGGCGGAACTTCCCTCCGGGGAAGGCGGCGGGGGCGAGCACACGGAACCAGCGGGCGAACCCGTTGATCCCCCGCCGCTCGTCCGCGTCGAATTTTTTGTGCAACCAGAAGCCCGTGTTGAAGAAACAACGCACCAGAGCGTCGACCGGCAGACCCAGCGGCGCTGCCACCATGCCGATGTCCGTGGTCCCGTTGATCGATTCCGGGGCGGGCGCGGACTGGAAGACGCGAGCAAGCTCGGCGAACGCGGACCGGCGACGAAACAGGCTGCTCCGGCGCAGCCGCGCGCACCAGGCAATGGCTTCGGCGTCCGAAGCGAACGGGGTCCTCTGGGCTGCGGAGGCCATCATGCCGCCGTCTTTGCCGCAGGGTCTCGGAGCCAGTCCGCGATCTGGCGCACCACCCACGGGCCGTCGTCAAGGGTCAAATCGTGCCCTGCCGTCTCGTGATAGCGGATCGGAGCCCGCAGCCGCGCCGCGATGGTTTCCGACGAGGAGGCCGAAACCAGCCTGTCTTCCCTGGCGGCGAGGACCAACGCGGGGGTGCTCACATGCTTCGGCATGCGGAAAAGCACAGCGGCGAGGATCTGGTTGGCCAAGCTCGTGTGGGAAGGACGCTGCTCCGCGATGTAGCCCGCCCAGCGTTCGGCGAGCTCTCCGCGGTCCGACGCAGGATGATTGGTGACCCGTTGGAGGATCGCCAGCTCTCGTCGCACATCGGATTTGAAGCTCCCCAGTGCGATCTCCGGGAGGGCGCTCGGCGTGAGCCGCCGGAAAAACGGAGTCGCCGCCGTGCTGGTGTTGACGACCACCACACGGCCGAAATCCTCTGGGCGGCGGGCGCACCAGTCCAACGCGACCATGCCGCCGAGCGAGACGCCCAGGAGGGTCCAATCCGGGCCGCCCCGGCCGAAACGCTCGCGGATGTCGTCCGTGATGGCAGCGATAGTCCGAGGCGAGACCCGCCGATGCTCCGAGCCGAATCCTGGAGCGTCCACACATTGGACGGCCGCTCCCAGGCCGCGCTCAAGCAGCGCGGGGAATCCCTCCCAGTGCCTGCTTTCCCGGCTCAACCCCCGCAACAGCAAGAATTTCGGCATCGCGCTCTCCTGACGGTCACAAGGTGAACCTGCTCACTCGCACTCTACCAATCCAGGTGATCCATCGGGGGCGATGCGCCTGCCCTAAGATGATCGAGTGACGTATTCCCAGTATGAGCGAGCCGGTTTGGTGAACGCCGCGCGGGCCGCTGGACCGGACGCGCCGACCCTGTGCGAAGGGTGGGCCGTGCGCGACCTCATCGCGCACCTCGTCGTGCGCGAATCGCTCCGCGTCGACGCCACGGCCGGGATTGTGCTGCCGAAACTCGCCGCGCGCACCGAGCGGGCGCAGAACAAAGTCGCGTCTCGCGATTGGGAGGTCCTGCTCGACACAGTCGCCGCAGGGCCGCCGTGGTACTCCCCCCTCGGCTTGGCCGACCGCTCGGCGAACCTGGTCGAAATGTTCATCCATCAGGAAGACATCCTCCGAGCCCAGCCCGACTACCAGCCCAGAATGATCAGCCAGGGCCTGCGCGCGGCGCTTTCCCGCCCGATACGGGCGTTGGGAGCGTTGACGTTGAAGAAAACCCCCGCCCAGGTGTCGCTCGTGACGCCGCAGGGGCAGACCCTGGTGCGCGGCGGCGCGGGCGGCGAGCCGGTCACCGTGACCGGCCAGGTCGAGGAGCTGCTGCTCTTCGCGTACGGCCGCGAACCCGCCGATGTCGACATCAGCGGCTCCGCGTCTGCGTTGAGCGCCGTGGCGGCGTCCAAGCGCGGCATCTGACGCCCCGGCGAGGGGCCGATCAGCTGGTGTCCGTCAGCGTGGCATTCGTCAAGGCGGGAAGCGAGGAACGAGGGCTGGCGCGGTGCGCATAATTCGGCGATCTTCACAATTGGGCAAGGGGTTCGACTCGGTCGAGTAACACGCCGCGCGACGCGGCGCACGCGCGGCTGCATGTCGTTTGAATAGAGGCATGCGCACACCGACTTCACGACACACCGCAGCCGCCGCGATCGCTGCAAGCACGGCCTGGATCGCCTTGGTAGGCGTGACGACGTCGGCGGACCCCGCGCCGGCTCCCGCCGACCCCAACGCTGCTTCCTGCGCCGCGCTGAGCACAGTGCAACCGGCGATTGACGACTTGCGCGACAAAGTGAACGCGTACCTGAGCAACCAGGCCCCGGCCGAGGAGACAGCGCCCACAAGCCCGAACGCCACCACAACGAGCGGCACGCATCCCGGCGCCACCACAACGAGCCCTGCGCCAGCCAACGCGAAAATCGACCACATCGTGCAGTCGCTGCGCCACCTCAGCAGCGAGCTCAAAACCGCCAACCCCGCCATCAAGGACGCCCAGCTGCGCAATTCGGCCAGCACGCTCGCGACAACGGTCGACAACGCCGCGAACTCCGTCTCTGCCGCCAACACCGCCAAAACCGGCGGCCCCAACCTGGTCCAACTCGGCTCCCTCGGCATCAACATCACCAGCGCCGCCGCGTTCTACCAGATCAACGAGAACCGGGTGTGCGCCGGCGCGCCCCCCGCACAACCAGCACCGTCCCCCGCCGCGCCCCAGCCGAGCCCGGCGCCGAAAAAAGCACACTGACGCCCCTCCGCGCCGCACACTGGCAAACCATCGGCGCGCTGCATCATATGCGCACTTCAAGAGAGTGGCATAGACTTCGTGAGGTGTTCGAGAAGTACATCGCCGAAGAAGTGGCCACCGATTGCGCCGAGGGTGTCATCCCCCGTCGCGAAGCCCTCGCCCGGCTGACCGCGCTCGGCCTCTCCGCAGCAGCCGCCGCAACGCTCATCGCCGCGTGCTCGACCTCGAAGCCCGAACCAGCCCAGCACAAGCCAAATCCGGCAGGCACGGCCAGCGCTGCTTCCTCGCGCGACAAAGCGCCTGTCGGTCCGCCGCCGGGGACACAAGGGGCGCTGCCCGTGGAGCCGGTGGCCTTCCCCGGCTCTCGCGGCGAGCTCTTCGGAGCCTGGTCGCAGGCGGCGAACAGCAAAGGCGCAGTGTTGGTGATCCACGAGAACCGGGGCCTCACCGAGCACATCAAGACCATTCCCGGCCGTCTCGCAGGCGCAGGTTTCTCCGCCTTGGCCATCGACCTGCTCTCAGAAGAAGGCGGGACGGCGAAGTTCGCGGACCAAGACGCGGCGACGAAGGCGCTCATGGCAGCCTCCCCGGAACGGTTTATCGCCGACCTGAAATCCGGGCTCGACGAATTGGCGCGGCGCGCGCCCGGCGCAAAGCTCGCTGTCATGGGCTTCTGCTTCGGCGGCGGTCTGACCTGGCAGCTCTTGTTGACGAAAGACCCCAGAATCGCGGTCGGCGCGCCTTTCT from Segniliparus rotundus DSM 44985 includes:
- a CDS encoding choline kinase family protein, translating into MAAGPAMSAAIPDRTRAALRSVPLWSGRQIRAEPLAGGLTNENWLVTDIASGSRYVMKVPGQGTEEYIDRVTANRAAKAAGALGLSAPVHHFDETTGVEVAAFLEGHTACTTAHLRDPELGAEIMSLYQRLHRLPLLGKPSTLFDLADAQLRQLRAAGGWVPEPARWLAAEFDDLKARFEASGFDLVPSHNDPMPGNFLIGPDGLKIIDFEYASDNDRSADLALLCAEAFIDHPSQALLDGYFGSPTASEVARVQASQFVADFFWGAWGLLNAKVKGSGFDYHKYGVWKLARAAMLVRLYDWDAVKAAV
- a CDS encoding CoA transferase, translating into MTAVPALHEELAPAVAATAETRAAEIAGPRTWWAGPLDVEGLALGSVQAALSAAQLLFGPPARFFSDSASVRSAFNSLAHLRVDGRAPEQFAPLSGYFATSDGWVRLHANYPHHARALRTALQVTTKDEAVRRLAGLAADEVADRVTSAGGLAVALRTAQEWRDSPMGRAVREQPWIRFALAEGRTRALPEPGSLDGVRILDFTRVIAGPIATRLLALLGAEVLRVDPPDNPELADQYIDAGFGKRSAVADCADPRQLETVLALAASADAVVCGYRPGALRRFGLDAQSLRERFPDLVVVTLDAWGDEGPWGDRRGFDSLVQCATGIGERYGRTGAGGEWRPGALPCQALDHATGYGAAAAVLALLARRREAGPGWAHLSLARTAQLLLDLPPVEHAARELPVATGEFDSAHGKLRYAQPPVFTAAKRLQYRWPPGRYGADPLAWA
- a CDS encoding GNAT family N-acetyltransferase, encoding MPSHLEDPITYASPGEHDHAALRAMARRSFSETFARLHEPSSFAEFLDCSYGEDGTMAHDLNDPAVRWLAGLHRGEPVGYAKLTPLRAPAPRPLPGSVELQQIYVLADWHGRGVADRLMQWALAAATELRAPQMYLTVFDHNERAKRLYRRHGFVEVGRCAFVLGGRAHDDRIWLRDM
- a CDS encoding phytoene desaturase family protein; the encoded protein is MSSADETDAVVVGSGPNGLAAAVVLARAGLAVRVYEAQDTLGGGARTLDLGLGRGVRHDICSAVHPMALASPFFQAFDLPARGVELIQPEIAYAQAFPGRAAAVAYRDLDRTSSELSSPGWKTLLRPLVASQEAVTALALGDQRSIPPGLVSKAGLRFGAQFAARLTRLRFDGAASLLGDDGAALLAGVAAHQIGPLRSCSAAAVGLTLSALAHAVGWPIPRGGSQSLVDALVADLLAHGASVRTGCRIAAFESLPRARAYLFDCSPRALARLLGDRLPGSVRAGLLRYPYGNAATKVDFVLNEPVPWADERLRRAGTVHMGGSAAQVASAERDVAAGRHAPQPVVLVSQPASFDPSRVGSSGQRPLWTYAHVPSGSDLDMTQTVIAQIERAAPGFRDTIAASQCVPAARLAEHNENYIDGDIAVGAISLYRLFARPRPAWNPYRTGQQGVYLCSSATPPGPGVHGMAGLYAARAALRERFAVREMPELGPRPGPAEPGTKALF
- the car gene encoding carboxylic acid reductase, producing MTQSHTQGPQASAAHSRLARRAAELLATDPQAAATLPDPEVVRQATRPGLRLAERVDAILSGYADRPALGQRSFQTVKDPITGRSSVELLPTFDTITYRELRERATAIASDLAHHPQAPAKPGDFLASIGFISVDYVAIDIAGVFAGLTAVPLQTGATLATLTAITAETAPTLFAASIEHLPTAVDAVLATPSVRRLLVFDYRAGSDEDREAVEAAKRKIADAGSSVLVDVLDEVIARGKSAPKAPLPPATDAGDDSLSLLIYTSGSTGTPKGAMYPERNVAHFWGGVWAAAFDEDAAPPVPAINITFLPLSHVASRLSLMPTLARGGLMHFVAKSDLSTLFEDLKLARPTNLFLVPRVVEMLYQHYQSELDRRGVQDGTREAEAVKDDLRTGLLGGRILTAGFGSAPLSAELAGFIESLLQIHLVDGYGSTEAGPVWRDGYLVKPPVTDYKLIDVPELGYFSTDSPHPRGELAIKTQTILPGYYKRPETTAEVFDEDGFYLTGDVVAQIGPEQFAYVDRRKNVLKLSQGEFVTLAKLEAAYSSSPLVRQLFVYGSSERSYLLAVIVPTPDALKKFGVGEAAKAALGESLQKIARDEGLQSYEVPRDFIIETDPFTVENGLLSDARKSLRPKLKEHYGERLEAMYKELADGQANELRDIRRGVQQRPTLETVRRAAAAMLGASAAEIKPDAHFTDLGGDSLSALTFSNFLHDLFEVDVPVGVIVSAANTLGSVAEHIDAQLAGGRARPTFATVHGKGSTTIKASDLTLDKFIDEQTLEAAKHLPKPADPPRTVLLTGANGWLGRFLALEWLERLAPAGGKLITIVRGKDAAQAKARLDAAYESGDPKLAGHYQDLAATTLEVLAGDFSEPRLGLDEATWNRLADEVDFISHPGALVNHVLPYNQLFGPNVAGVAEIIKLAITTRIKPVTYLSTVAVAAGVEPSALDEDGDIRTVSAERSVDEGYANGYGNSKWGGEVLLREAHDRTGLPVRVFRSDMILAHQKYTGQVNATDQFTRLVQSLLATGLAPKSFYELDAQGNRQRAHYDGIPVDFTAESITTLGGDGLEGYRSYNVFNPHRDGVGLDEFVDWLIEAGHPITRIDDYDQWLSRFETSLRGLPESKRQASVLPLLHAFARPGPAVDGSPFRNTVFRTDVQKAKIGAEHDIPHLGKALVLKYADDIKQLGLL
- a CDS encoding alpha/beta fold hydrolase, with amino-acid sequence MPKFLLLRGLSRESRHWEGFPALLERGLGAAVQCVDAPGFGSEHRRVSPRTIAAITDDIRERFGRGGPDWTLLGVSLGGMVALDWCARRPEDFGRVVVVNTSTAATPFFRRLTPSALPEIALGSFKSDVRRELAILQRVTNHPASDRGELAERWAGYIAEQRPSHTSLANQILAAVLFRMPKHVSTPALVLAAREDRLVSASSSETIAARLRAPIRYHETAGHDLTLDDGPWVVRQIADWLRDPAAKTAA
- a CDS encoding TIGR03085 family metal-binding protein; amino-acid sequence: MTYSQYERAGLVNAARAAGPDAPTLCEGWAVRDLIAHLVVRESLRVDATAGIVLPKLAARTERAQNKVASRDWEVLLDTVAAGPPWYSPLGLADRSANLVEMFIHQEDILRAQPDYQPRMISQGLRAALSRPIRALGALTLKKTPAQVSLVTPQGQTLVRGGAGGEPVTVTGQVEELLLFAYGREPADVDISGSASALSAVAASKRGI
- a CDS encoding dienelactone hydrolase family protein translates to MRTSREWHRLREVFEKYIAEEVATDCAEGVIPRREALARLTALGLSAAAAATLIAACSTSKPEPAQHKPNPAGTASAASSRDKAPVGPPPGTQGALPVEPVAFPGSRGELFGAWSQAANSKGAVLVIHENRGLTEHIKTIPGRLAGAGFSALAIDLLSEEGGTAKFADQDAATKALMAASPERFIADLKSGLDELARRAPGAKLAVMGFCFGGGLTWQLLLTKDPRIAVGAPFYGPLHEDGPADAPVDFTGSDAAVIAFYGEQDARVNASRPAAENALKAAGLSHAIIVERGANHAFFNDTGPRYVATAAYNAWQQLVSWLDKYLAG